The proteins below are encoded in one region of Chaetodon trifascialis isolate fChaTrf1 chromosome 11, fChaTrf1.hap1, whole genome shotgun sequence:
- the LOC139338734 gene encoding zinc finger protein 665-like → MSKAQTLRAFVEQRLTAAAEEIIELFERTITEYEEELCGQRKLLDAVFQPDVRLHRADVQQLLVSQEEDPPEQQDCLDSLDQEDPPELPHMKEEQEELWTNQEGEQLGELEEADISKFTLSVPVKSEEEADEEEPQSSQLHQRQTEQMNTGSDGEDCRGPGPDRNLNPDELQPAFHNTTSDSSESETDDSSEWEESREPPSGLKPLQNNEVSGSDMECNSGKASFSSCATSPGSKEHLQKHNGIQTGEEPFSCSVCGVRFTLSSSLTSHLRVHTGEKPFTCSVCEANFSSRSKLSRHMRMHNREKPFSCTVCGKGFAQNSHLKRHSTVHTDVQQLLVSQEEDPPEQQDCLDSVDQEDPPELPHIKEEQEELWTNQEGEQLGGLEEFTLSVPVKSEEEADEEEPQSSQLDQTQTEQMNTGSDGEDCRGPGPDRNFNPDHAQTATHDKTSDSSESETDDSCDGEESREHMGEKPFTCSVCEANFSSRSSLSKHMRMHNREKPFNCTVCGKGFARKSSLRQHLTVHTGEKPFNCTVCGKGFAQKSNLRGHLTVHTGEKPFNCTVCGKGFARKSHLREHLTVHTGEKPFNCTVCSKGFAQKSYLREHMTVHTGEKPFSCTVCGKGFARKSHLKGHLAVHTGEKPFSCTVCGKGFAVKSNLGKHLTVHTGEKPFSCRVCGKGFARKSYLRGHFFVHTGETSFSCSGLFLVISHSRQQGGSPSAGVRINSEKDNEQLFFLVQIARTKLALSAGSPMSSTQKTASTSCGPRRSSQHSRNNYSHSPSLRDQYLTREGNKRHVHLMIPTRPGLASAASEPHFSPGSPEETPLHKMLLLPAAALCCLCSALAAMAAELIQSDLTLTRRVGEKVSFSCGGTDQCDYDYVYWY, encoded by the exons acgtccagcagctgttggtgagtcaagaagaggatcctcctgagcagcaggactgtctggacagtctggaccaggaggacccaccAGAGCTGCCACACAtgaaagaggaacaggaggaactgtggaccaatcaggaaGGAGAACAGCTcggagagctggaggaggctgataTCAGTAAGTTCACACTCagtgtccctgtgaagagtgaagaagaggctgatgaagaggaacctcagtcctcacagcttcatcagagacaaactgaacagatgaacacaggatctgatggagaggactgtagaggaccaggaccagacagGAACCTTAATCCAGATGAATTACAACCAGCTTTTCATAACACAACTTCAGACTCCTCTGAATCTGAGACGGACGACAGTAGTGagtgggaggagagcagggaacCTCCATCAGGTTTGAAGCCTCTGCAAAACAATGAAGTATCTGGAAGTGATATGGAATGTAATAGTGGAAAAGCCTCATTTAGCTCTTGTGCTACAAGCCCTGGCTCAAAGgaacatctgcagaaacacaatggaATCCAAACAGGGGAGGAACCCTTcagttgttcagtctgtggtgtAAGATTCACACTCAGCTCATCTTTGACCTCACATTTACGAGTTCATACGGGAGAAAAACCTTTCACATGCTCAGTTTGTGAAGCTAATTTCAGCTCCAGAAGCAAGTTGTCCAGACACATGAGAATGCATAACAgggagaaaccattcagttgTACTGTTTGCGGTAAAGGATTTGCacaaaattcacatttgaaaagacactcgactgtcca cacagacgtccagcagctgttggtgagtcaagaagaggatcctcctgagcagcaggactgtctgGACAGtgtggaccaggaggacccaccagagctgccacacattaaagaggaacaggaggaactgtggaccaatcaggagggagagcagctcggagggctggaggagttcacactcagtgtccctgtgaagagtgaagaagaggctgatgaagaggaacctcagtcctcacagcttgatcagacacaaactgaacagatgaacacaggatctgatggagaggactgtagaggaccaggaccagacagGAACTTTAATCCAGATCATGCACAAACAGCTACTCATGACAAGACTTCAGACTCCTCTGAATCTGAGACGGACGACAGTTGTGAcggggaggagagcagggaacATATGGGAGAAAAACCTTTCACATGCTCAGTTTGTGAAGCTAATTTCAGTTCCAGAAGCAGtttgtccaaacacatgagaatGCATAACAGGGAGAAACCATTcaattgtacagtttgtggtaaaggatttgcacgAAAATCAAGTTTGAGACAACActtgactgtccacacaggggagaaaccattcaattgtacagtttgtggtaaaggatttgcacaAAAATCAAATTTGAGAGGACActtgactgtccacacaggggagaaaccattcaattgtacagtttgtggtaaaggatttgcacgAAAATCACATTTGAGAGAGCActtgactgtccacacaggggagaaaccattcaatTGTACAGTTTGTAGTAAAGGATTTGCACAAAAATCATATTTGAGAGAACACAtgactgtccacacaggggagaaaccattcagttgtacagtttgtggtaaaggatttgcacgaaaatcacatttgaaaggACACTTGgctgtccacacaggggagaaaccattcagttgtacagtttgtggtaaaggatttgcagTAAAATCAAATTTGGGAAAACActtgactgtccacacaggggagaaaccattcagttgtagagtttgtggtaaaggatttgcacgGAAATCATATCTGAGAGGACACTTCTTCGTCCACACGGGAGAAACC AGCTTCTCCTGCTCCGGGCTCTTTCTTGTCATCTCACACTCGAGACAGCAAGGAGGGAGTCCGTCTGCAGGCGTCAGAATAAACTCTGAGAAAGACAACGAACAACTCTTCTTTTTAGTCCAAATTGCCAGAACAAAGTTGGCGTTGTCGGCAGGATCACCCATGAG CTCCACCCAGAAGACAGCCAGCACCAGCTGTGGACCAAGGAGGAGCAGCCAGCACTCCAGAAACAACTACAGCCACAGCCCGAGCCTGAGAGACCAATACCTCACCCGAGAGGGGAACAAGAGACACGTCCACCTTATGATACCAA CTCGTCCTGGTTTGGCCtcagctgcatcagagccacaCTTCTCCCCAGGTTCACCAGAGGAAACACCACTGCACAAAATGCttctcctcccagctgctgctctgtgctgcctgTGTTCAG cactgGCAGCCATGGCAGCAGAGCTGATTCAGAGTGATTTAACATTGACCAGGAGAGTTGGTGAAAAAGTCTCCTTCAGCTGTGGAGGAACTGACCAGTGTGACTATGATTATGTTTACTGGTACTag
- the LOC139338564 gene encoding immunoglobulin lambda-1 light chain-like: MLLLPAAALCCLCSALAAMAAELIQNDLTLTRRVGEKVSFSCGGTDQRDTYVYWYQKNDTETFRVILNIDRSSGQVYSDYNHPQKSDFSAVNKQNGCELQIQKVQLSHSASYYCSCWKSDHFIFGSGTKLYVTDEPIAKPVVSVYPAASGARLEGQSSLLCVASAMFPPVVRFSWKRRKDNGPLEELPPDETEQLELRGSGRTVAILLIRQRPESKYKYSCDVEHEGGTAEAPPEQEVPAPAASCPPETKPADPAAVQQADLSFQSQCRVKLLLLLYSVLIVKSLVYCCGLSLLMILRNKGPSTNCTHAD; this comes from the exons ATGCttctcctcccagctgctgctctgtgctgcctgTGTTCAG cgcTGGCAGCCATGGCAGCAGAGCTGATTCAGAATGATTTGACATTGACCAGGAGAGTTGGTGAAAAAGTCTCCTTCAGCTGTGGAGGAACTGACCAGCGTGACACTTATGTTTACTGGTACCAGAAGAatgacacagaaacattcagagttATTCTTAATATTGACAGGAGTAGTGGTCAAGTTTATTCAGATTACAATCATCCTCAGAAAAGCGATTTCTCAGCTGTGAATAAACAGAACGGCTGTGAGTTGCAGATCCAGAAAGTCCAACTCAGTCATTCAGCCTCCTACTACTGCTCCTGTTGGAAGAGCGATC acTTCATCTTTGGCTCTGGGACTAAACTGTACGTAACAG ACGAGCCCATAGCGAAGCCCGTGGTGAGCGTGTACCCGGCAGCGTCCGGAGCCCGCCTGGAGGGCCAGagctccctgctgtgtgtggcCTCAGCCATGTTTCCTCCTGTGGTCCGCTTCTCCTGGAAAAGACGAAAGGACAACGGTCCTCTGGAGGAGCTGCCCCCTGATGAGACGGAGCAGCTGGAGCTCAGAGGGTCGGGACGCACCGTCGCCATCTTGCTGATCCGTCAGAGACCAGAGAGCAAATATAAATACAGCTGCGACGTCGAGCACGAGGGGGGCACAGCGGAGGCCCCACCAGAACAAG AGgttccagctccagcagcttcctgtcctccagAGACGAAGCCAGCAGAcccagcagctgtgcagcaagCTGACT tgtccttCCAGTCTCAGTGCAGGGtgaagctgctcctgctgctgtactcAGTGCTGATCGTTAAGAGTCTGGTGTACTGCTGTGGACTCTCTCTGCTGATGATCCTCAGAAACAAGGGACCGTCCACCAACTGCACACatgctgactga